In Actinoplanes lobatus, the DNA window GCGTGTCCAGCCCCTCCTCCCAGGCCCGGCGGCCGCCCAGGATGCGCACCACGACAAGGTCGGCCCCGTCGAGCAGGCCGGGCAGATCGGTGACCGAAGTGCGGGCCGGGTTGGCCGGGCGCCAGGCCGAACCACTGGCCCGGGCGCTGAGCAGGTCGGTGTCGGACGTCGACAGCAGCAGAAACACGCGCGCTCCCCTCGGGGTCCGCGCCCCGGGTAGTCGGATGTCACGGCGACCGGAGTTCCTGGCTCCCAGGGCTCGAACTCCCTGGTGACAGTGGCGGGACCGCGCCGGAGTCACACCGGCTTCCTCCGCGGCGTCGCCGCTCGTGAGCCATAACTTTTCCGAACCCCGGTGTCCCGCGTCAAGGCGGAACGGCCGCTGTGACGCTGCCGACCCACCGAGAGGCGACGGTGAATTCCTGTCGGGGGTCGGCCGTAGTATCCGGGCCATGTCTCCCGTCCGGACTTCCGACACCGACGCCTGCCCCGGCGCGCTGCGGCTGCACGCCGCCGCCGACGGGTTGCTGGCCCGGGTCCGGCTGCCCGGCGGGCTGCTGACCGGCGCCCGGCTGCGCGCGCTGCGCGCGCTGGCCGAGGAGTTCGGCGACGGCGCCCTGGAGTTGACCTCGCGGGCCAATCTCCAGCTCAGAGGCCTGTCGGCCACCGACGCCCCGGCCTTGGCGACCCGCTTGCGCGCCGCCGGGCTGCTGCCCTCACAGACCCACGACAATGTCCGGAACATCGCGTCGCCGCCACTCCCAGGATCGACGATCCGCGCTCTGATACCGGCCTTGGATCGCGCCATCGTGGACGATCCCGCCCTGGCCGGCCTCCCCGGCAAGTTCCTGTTCGCGCTCGGCCACGTCCCCCTGTCCCCCGACGTCGCCGCCGTCCCGGCCCCCAACCCCGCACCGGCGCCCACCACCCGGCCGGCCCCCACCAACCCCACACCGGCGCCCACCACCCAGCCGCCCACGACCAGCCCCACACCACCGGCGCCCACCACCCACACGGCTGTCGCGGGGCCGGAAGAGCGGGGGCACACCGGTGGCGGGCTGTTCGCGATCCGCTTCGCCGGGCACGACACCGGGCTCCGGGTGGAGGCCGGCCGGGTGGTGCCGGCGCTGATCGCGGCGGCGCACGCGTTCCTCGCCGAGCGGGAGGAGCAGCGGGGCGACGGCCCGGCCGCGTGGCGTTTGCGGGAGTTGACCGACGGCCCGGCGCGTGTGTCGGCCCGGGTGGCCGGCGTCCTCGGGTTGACGCCCGTCGCCGTGCCGGCGGCGGTTCCGGTCGAGGCCACCGGCGCCACCGATCTGGTCGGTGTGGTGGCTCAGGCGGACGGGCTGGCCGCGGTGGGGGCGCTGGTGCCGTTGGGGCGCCTGACCGGCGTACCCCTCAGGGTTTTGGAAGGCGCCGATCAGCTGGTGGTGACCCCCTGGCGTGGGGTGATCGTGGCCGATCTGCCGCCGTCGGCGGCGGTGGAGTGGGCGGACCGTCTGGCCGCGGCCGGGCTCGCGGTGGCCGCGGATTCGCCATGGTCCGGGGTGACCGCCTGCGCCGGGCGGCCAGGTTGCGCGAAATCGC includes these proteins:
- a CDS encoding precorrin-3B synthase; this translates as MSPVRTSDTDACPGALRLHAAADGLLARVRLPGGLLTGARLRALRALAEEFGDGALELTSRANLQLRGLSATDAPALATRLRAAGLLPSQTHDNVRNIASPPLPGSTIRALIPALDRAIVDDPALAGLPGKFLFALGHVPLSPDVAAVPAPNPAPAPTTRPAPTNPTPAPTTQPPTTSPTPPAPTTHTAVAGPEERGHTGGGLFAIRFAGHDTGLRVEAGRVVPALIAAAHAFLAEREEQRGDGPAAWRLRELTDGPARVSARVAGVLGLTPVAVPAAVPVEATGATDLVGVVAQADGLAAVGALVPLGRLTGVPLRVLEGADQLVVTPWRGVIVADLPPSAAVEWADRLAAAGLAVAADSPWSGVTACAGRPGCAKSLADVRADATATARFVDGLPVHWVGCARACGSPSGPHVRVEATTDGYLVARTDGDRAGPADLPGMTSAESDRTGPARPSQTTSAESGRTGPARPSQTTSAESGRTGPARPSQTTGAESGRSGLVGASGISGAEGDGSGLVGPSTAGAGSPRISEVGAAVTGLGEIVAVARRP